Genomic window (Ureibacillus composti):
AACGGTTAGGTATGCGGACCAGTTCTTGCGTGAGACGAAATGGTGAATTATGCAACCAATTCCTTGGTCGAGCAGACGTGACTTATACGGACGAATTTCTGGCGTATGCGGACGAAATGGAGAGTTATGCGGACCAATTTCTGACGTAAACGGACGAAATGGTGACTTATACGGACCAATTCTGGCGCGAGTGGACGAAACAGTCACTTACGTGGCTGAATTCTGGCATATGCGGACGAAATGGTGTTTAAAGCAAACAAAGGATATTCTTTATGAGAGATTTTATCTTTTGATGAAGCTCAAATTTCTGCCGACAAATCATGCATAATGAACTTCATTACCTCTATGAAGTTCATTTTACGCTTGGTCTTGTCATGTTTTGAACTTCATCCCCTAAATGAAGTTCGTTTTACATCTGATCTTGTCTCATAATGATCTTCATACCCTAAATGAAGTTCGTTTTACATCTGATCTTGTCTCATAATGATCTTCATACCCCCGATGAAGTTTAATTTACAAATAAGCTTATCTCTTTTTGAACTTCATCCTCTAAATGAAGTTCATTTATTACCTAGTCTAGTCTCATTTTGAACTTCAAACCATCGATGAAGTTCATTCCACGCTTGATCTTGTCTTTTTTGAATTTCATTCCTCACATGTATATCGTTTTTAAACAAAAAAATAAGGCAAAGTCGAATACTCGACTTTGCCTTTATATTGCTAATTACTCAGCAGCTTTTGAACGAAGTACCATTTGTAGGATACCACCGTGACGGTAGTAGTCTACTTCTACTTCTGAATCGAAACGAGCAAGAGCTTGGAATGTTTTCACAGTTCCGTCTTCAGCTTTTGCAGTTACAGTTAAGATATCACGTGGTTTTACATCGTCAGTAAGGTTTACTGAGATTTCTTCTTTACCAGTTAATCCTAATGTATCAGCGCTTTCACCTGGTAAGTATTGAAGTGGTAATACACCCATCATTACAAGGTTAGAACGGTGGATACGTTCGTAACTTTGAGCAATAACTGTTTTTACACCTAATAAGAATGTACCTTTAGCAGCCCAGTCACGAGAAGATCCCATACCATAGTCGTTACCAGCAAGTACTACTAAGCCAGTGCCGTTTTCTTGGTATTTCATACAAGCATCGTAAATGTACTCAACTTCACCTGTTGGCCAGTAAGTAGTGAATCCACCTTCTGTACCAGGAGCAACTTGGTTACGGATACGGATGTTTGCAAATGTACCACGCATCATTACTTCGTGGTTACCACGACGAGAACCGTAAGAGTTGAAGTCACGGATTGCTACACCATTTTCTTGTAGGTATTTACCTGCAGGAGTATCTTTACCAATTGCACCAGCTGGTGAAATGTGGTCAGTTGTAATTGAGTCACCGAACTTCGCGATTACACGTAAACCTTCAAGACCTTTGATTGGTTCTGGAGTTTTAGATAAACCTTGGAAGAATGGTGGGTTTTGGATGTAAGTTGATTTTTCATCAAATGTGTATAAAGACTCAGTTGATGTTTCAATTGCATTCCATTTTTCGTTAGCTGTGAATACTGTTTCATATTCTTTTTGGAATAATTCACGAGTAACAACTTTGTTTAATACAGCATTTACTTCTTCAGTTGAAGGCCAGATGTCAGCGAAGAATACATCGTTACCATCTTTGTCTTTACCTAAAGAATCTTTTTGTAGGTCGATATCTACTGTACCAGCTAATGCGTAAGCAACAACAAGTGGTGGTGATGCTAAGTAGTTAGCTTTTACAAGTGGGTGTACACGACCTTCGAAGTTACGGTTACCAGAAAGTACTGAAGTTACAAATAAATCTTTTTCTTTAATTGCTTCTTCGATTTCTGGAAGTAATGGACCAGAGTTACCGATACATGTAGTACATCCGTAACCTACTGTGTTGAATCCGATTTGATCAAGGTATGATTGTAAACCTGATTCTTCAAGGTATCCAGTAACAACTTTAGAACCTGGTGCTAAAGAAGTTTTAACCCATGCAGGTGGTTGGATTCCTTTTTCAACAGCTTTTTTAGCAACTAAACCAGCAGCTAAAAGAACGTATGGGTTAGAAGTGTTTGTACAAGATGTAATAGCAGCGATTGCTACAGCACCTGTAGGCATTTCTAATTCGCCATCAGCAAATTTAATTGTTGATGTTTTAGAGAATTCATCTTCTGTTAAACCAAAGCCTTGTACGCCCATTGGAGCAGTTACTGCTTCATGGTAACGAGCTTTCATATCAGCAAGAGGAATTAAATCTTGTGGACGTTTTGGACCAGAAAGGTTTGGTTGAATGTCGTCTAATTTAATTTCTAATACATCAGTGTAAACTGGTTCTAATGATGGATCGAAGAATAAGTTGTTCGCTTTTAAGTAAGCTTCTACAACTTGGATATGCTCTTCTTCACGGCCAGTTAAACGCATGTAATTTAATGATTCTTCGTCAATAGCGAAGTAACCACATGTTGCACCATATTCAGGAGCCATGTTCGAAATTGTTGCACGGTCAGCTAATGGTAATTTAGATACACCAGGACCAAAGAACTCAACGAATTTACCTACTACGCCGCGTTGACGTAATACTTGAGTTACTTTTAATGATAAGTCCATTGCAGTAGCACCGTTTGGAAGATCACCAGTTAATTTAACACCGATTACTTCTGGAATTGGGAAGTATGATGCTTGACCAAGCATTCCTGCTTCAGCTTCAATACCACCTACACCCCATCCAAGAACGCCAAGACCGTTGATCATTGTTGTATGTGAGTCAGTACCTACTACTGAATCTGGGAATGTTTCAAATGTGCCATCAGCATTTTCTTTCACGTGTACAACTGGAGCTAAATACTCTAAGTTTACTTGGTGAACGATACCTGTTGCTGGTGGTACAGCACGGAAGTTATCGTAAGCAGTTTGAGCCCATTTTAAGAAGTTGTAACGTTCTGCGTTACGTTCAAATTCAAGGTCCATGTTAGTTTGTAATGCAGATGCATTACCGTATTTATCTACTTGTACTGAGTGGTCGATTACAAGGTCAACTGGAATAGCTGGGTTGATTTTGTCTGGATCTCCACCTAATTCTTTCATAGCTGAACGTAATGAAGCTAAGTCAACAACTACTGGTACACCAGTGAAGTCTTGTAATACAACACGAGATGGTTTAAATGGAACTTCAGCTTCTGCATCTGCACCATTACCGAATTTCGCAAGATTGTTTACGTGCTCTTCTTTAATTACGTAGTTATCATATTGACGTAATACAGATTCTAATAATACTTTAATTGAGTATGGAAGGCGTGAAATATTTGCAACGCCAGCTTCTTCAAGAGCAGCTAAACGGTAATAGTTATAAGTTTTACCATTCACTTCAAATGAAGCGCGGCTATTGTGTAAGTTTGCCATATGTACTCTCCCCCTAATAATTCATTGAAAAGATTGCTATGCTTCTTTTCTCCAGTTCTCATGTTACATCATTTACATACATAAGTAAATTACATTAATATTATCTTTTGTGATAAGTTATCGTTATGACCTTGTTCGAATTACCTTATTGTTCAAAACAACAATATAAATGAAGAAAGTCTAAACAAATTTAAATTGATAATTCGCTAATGACCTTTTTGTGTTCATCAAGTACTTGGATAGAATAGCTTTCATTGTCTTCGAGTTGTTCTAAATCAATGTACCAAATGCTATAACCTTTCACATCATATAGATCCAGTACATCCTCTGTCAAATTCGATAGTTCGATTAATGAAGCTGGTTTTCCATTGATGTTCACATCAATAGTACCTTCTTGTTTAATAAGACCAAATAGTATTTTTTCGTCAGATAATGCAGACACGATGGTGTTACTTTCTAAT
Coding sequences:
- the acnA gene encoding aconitate hydratase AcnA, which codes for MANLHNSRASFEVNGKTYNYYRLAALEEAGVANISRLPYSIKVLLESVLRQYDNYVIKEEHVNNLAKFGNGADAEAEVPFKPSRVVLQDFTGVPVVVDLASLRSAMKELGGDPDKINPAIPVDLVIDHSVQVDKYGNASALQTNMDLEFERNAERYNFLKWAQTAYDNFRAVPPATGIVHQVNLEYLAPVVHVKENADGTFETFPDSVVGTDSHTTMINGLGVLGWGVGGIEAEAGMLGQASYFPIPEVIGVKLTGDLPNGATAMDLSLKVTQVLRQRGVVGKFVEFFGPGVSKLPLADRATISNMAPEYGATCGYFAIDEESLNYMRLTGREEEHIQVVEAYLKANNLFFDPSLEPVYTDVLEIKLDDIQPNLSGPKRPQDLIPLADMKARYHEAVTAPMGVQGFGLTEDEFSKTSTIKFADGELEMPTGAVAIAAITSCTNTSNPYVLLAAGLVAKKAVEKGIQPPAWVKTSLAPGSKVVTGYLEESGLQSYLDQIGFNTVGYGCTTCIGNSGPLLPEIEEAIKEKDLFVTSVLSGNRNFEGRVHPLVKANYLASPPLVVAYALAGTVDIDLQKDSLGKDKDGNDVFFADIWPSTEEVNAVLNKVVTRELFQKEYETVFTANEKWNAIETSTESLYTFDEKSTYIQNPPFFQGLSKTPEPIKGLEGLRVIAKFGDSITTDHISPAGAIGKDTPAGKYLQENGVAIRDFNSYGSRRGNHEVMMRGTFANIRIRNQVAPGTEGGFTTYWPTGEVEYIYDACMKYQENGTGLVVLAGNDYGMGSSRDWAAKGTFLLGVKTVIAQSYERIHRSNLVMMGVLPLQYLPGESADTLGLTGKEEISVNLTDDVKPRDILTVTAKAEDGTVKTFQALARFDSEVEVDYYRHGGILQMVLRSKAAE